A stretch of Corallococcus macrosporus DNA encodes these proteins:
- a CDS encoding ammonium transporter encodes MQKWMAMVLLVAVGVAGLLVTPAAQVKQGGPINAADTAWLLTATALVLLMTPGLSFFYGGMVRLKNVVSTLMQSFIAMAVISVLWVVVGFSLCFGDSFHGFIGDPRTFFMFSGVGGETHPDLAPTVPLLLFALFQLKFAIITPALITGAFAERVRFKAYLLFMVLFSLFIYAPLAHWTWHPEGFLRQWGVLDFAGGTVVHMSAGLAALAGAIVLGRRQVHLTHATHAPANVPFVMLGTGMLWFGWFGFNAGSALSASSLATLAFATTNTASAAAMLGWIAFDWLRGRKPSAMGACVGAVVGLVAVTPAAGFITVGQSILVGLVASFVSNAAVHFKSRTALDDTLDVFPCHGLGGIVGMVLTGVLAKDVGLLYGTTRTFLMHLLALVVVSVFSFVGSYLLYKLVDRIVPLRVTPEQEELGLDLSQHGETVGEIPTVALAVPTPPAPQACGPREAGMLSGTGWAGPSRIIRAGSPLSGE; translated from the coding sequence ATGCAGAAGTGGATGGCGATGGTCCTGCTGGTGGCGGTGGGGGTGGCGGGCCTGCTGGTGACCCCGGCGGCGCAGGTGAAGCAGGGCGGCCCCATCAACGCGGCGGACACCGCGTGGCTGCTCACCGCCACGGCGCTGGTGCTGCTGATGACGCCCGGCCTGTCGTTCTTCTACGGCGGCATGGTGCGGCTGAAGAACGTGGTCTCCACGCTGATGCAGAGCTTCATCGCCATGGCCGTCATCAGCGTGCTGTGGGTCGTGGTGGGCTTCAGCCTGTGCTTCGGCGACAGCTTCCACGGCTTCATCGGCGACCCGCGCACCTTCTTCATGTTCAGCGGCGTGGGCGGTGAGACGCACCCGGACCTGGCGCCCACGGTGCCGCTGCTGCTCTTCGCGCTCTTCCAGCTCAAGTTCGCCATCATCACCCCGGCGCTCATCACCGGCGCGTTCGCGGAGCGCGTGCGCTTCAAGGCGTACCTGCTCTTCATGGTGCTCTTCAGCCTCTTCATCTACGCGCCGCTGGCCCACTGGACGTGGCACCCGGAGGGCTTCCTGCGCCAATGGGGAGTGCTCGACTTCGCGGGCGGCACCGTGGTGCACATGTCCGCGGGGCTCGCAGCGCTCGCGGGCGCCATCGTCCTGGGCCGCCGCCAGGTGCACCTGACGCATGCCACGCACGCGCCCGCCAACGTGCCCTTCGTGATGCTCGGCACGGGCATGCTGTGGTTCGGCTGGTTCGGCTTCAACGCGGGCTCCGCGCTGTCCGCCTCGTCGCTGGCCACGCTGGCGTTCGCCACCACCAACACGGCCTCCGCCGCCGCGATGCTCGGGTGGATCGCCTTTGACTGGCTGCGCGGCCGCAAGCCCAGCGCCATGGGCGCCTGCGTGGGCGCGGTGGTGGGCCTGGTCGCCGTCACGCCCGCCGCGGGCTTCATCACCGTGGGGCAGAGCATCCTGGTGGGCCTGGTCGCCAGCTTCGTCAGCAACGCCGCCGTGCACTTCAAGAGCCGCACCGCGCTGGACGACACGCTCGACGTGTTCCCCTGCCACGGCCTGGGCGGCATCGTCGGCATGGTGCTCACCGGCGTGCTCGCCAAGGACGTGGGCCTGCTCTACGGCACCACGCGCACCTTCCTCATGCACCTGCTGGCGCTGGTCGTCGTGTCCGTCTTCTCCTTCGTGGGCTCTTACCTGCTCTACAAGCTCGTGGACCGCATCGTCCCGCTGCGCGTCACCCCGGAGCAGGAGGAGCTGGGCCTGGACCTGAGCCAGCACGGAGAGACCGTGGGCGAGATCCCCACCGTGGCGCTCGCGGTGCCCACGCCGCCCGCGCCCCAAGCGTGTGGACCCCGCGAGGCCGGGATGCTGTCGGGAACGGGATGGGCCGGGCCCTCGCGGATCATTCGCGCGGGCAGCCCGCTGTCCGGGGAGTGA
- a CDS encoding glutamate synthase subunit beta: MGKPTGFMEWQRVPAPKRDKAERLEDWRELHLPLAADEAKRQAGRCMDCGIPFCHQGCPLGNLIPDFNDAVYRGQWKEAYQVLSRTNTFPEFTGRLCPAPCEAACVLAIDRDAVTIEQMEKEISERAFAEGWVKPKPPARRSGKRVAVVGSGPAGLAAAAQLNAAGHSVTVYEKDARAGGLLRYGIPDFKLEKSVLDRRIALMEAEGIVFRTGEDVSVTPGWRALREQYDGVVLAMGARKARELDVPGRELSGVVQAMDYLEHQNRVVTAGAAPDARLEAQGKRVIILGGGDTGSDCLGTALRQGAVNVMQVELLPAPPQVRAKENPWPRWPLVFRTSSSQEEGGERAFALMTKRLEGEDGQLKRLHAVQVEVQREPGGAVKLVEVPGSEQVFEVDLLVLAMGFTGPRTDRLAEELGVALSPRGTVRVDAKFATTAAGVYCAGDASRGASLIVWALADGREAARALDSWLSGTASVLPTRGQDCAF, encoded by the coding sequence ACTGCGGCATCCCCTTCTGCCACCAGGGCTGTCCCCTGGGGAACCTCATCCCGGACTTCAACGACGCGGTGTACCGGGGCCAGTGGAAGGAGGCGTACCAGGTGCTCAGCCGCACCAACACCTTCCCGGAGTTCACCGGACGGCTGTGCCCCGCGCCGTGCGAGGCCGCGTGCGTGCTGGCCATCGACCGCGACGCGGTCACCATCGAGCAGATGGAGAAGGAGATCTCCGAGCGCGCCTTCGCGGAGGGCTGGGTGAAGCCGAAGCCTCCGGCGCGGCGCTCGGGCAAGCGCGTGGCCGTGGTGGGCTCCGGCCCCGCGGGCCTGGCGGCGGCGGCGCAGCTCAATGCCGCGGGGCACAGCGTGACGGTGTACGAGAAGGACGCTCGCGCCGGAGGCCTGCTGCGCTACGGCATCCCGGACTTCAAGCTGGAGAAGTCGGTGCTGGACCGCCGCATCGCGCTGATGGAGGCGGAGGGCATCGTCTTCCGCACCGGCGAGGACGTGTCCGTGACGCCGGGCTGGCGCGCGCTGCGCGAGCAGTACGACGGCGTGGTGCTGGCCATGGGCGCGCGCAAGGCCCGCGAGCTGGACGTGCCGGGCCGCGAGCTGTCCGGCGTGGTGCAGGCCATGGACTACCTGGAGCACCAGAACCGGGTGGTGACGGCGGGAGCGGCACCGGACGCGCGCCTGGAGGCGCAAGGAAAGCGCGTCATCATCCTGGGCGGCGGCGACACGGGCTCGGACTGCCTGGGCACGGCGCTGCGCCAGGGCGCGGTGAACGTGATGCAGGTGGAGCTGCTCCCCGCGCCGCCGCAGGTGCGCGCGAAGGAGAACCCGTGGCCGCGCTGGCCGCTGGTGTTCCGCACGTCGTCCAGCCAGGAGGAGGGCGGCGAGCGCGCCTTCGCGCTGATGACGAAGCGGCTGGAGGGCGAGGACGGCCAGCTCAAGCGGCTGCACGCGGTGCAGGTGGAGGTGCAGCGCGAGCCGGGCGGCGCGGTGAAGCTGGTGGAGGTGCCGGGCTCCGAGCAGGTCTTCGAGGTGGACCTGCTGGTGCTGGCCATGGGCTTCACCGGCCCCCGGACGGACCGGCTGGCGGAGGAGCTGGGCGTGGCGCTGTCGCCGCGCGGCACGGTGCGGGTGGACGCGAAGTTCGCCACCACCGCGGCGGGCGTGTACTGCGCGGGTGACGCGAGCCGGGGCGCGAGCCTCATCGTCTGGGCGCTCGCGGACGGCCGGGAGGCGGCGCGTGCGTTGGACTCCTGGTTGTCCGGCACCGCCTCCGTGCTGCCCACGCGCGGCCAGGACTGCGCGTTCTAG